The Branchiostoma floridae strain S238N-H82 chromosome 7, Bfl_VNyyK, whole genome shotgun sequence region gggattgtgtacTGGCCACAAAATggcacctacatcagctacatatagcgatgagaagcagaactccagttagaagctctgacgaaggtgtctgagagacatctaAACGTAAGCAAGAAtatttactggttgtgtaaaaggatTTTCCCATATCCAATATACAAAGTGTTCATCATTCTCAtcactgtgttgttgtttttttcagagcCTCGGCTGATCCTGAGGAACTGAGCAGACTTCAGGCAGAATCTGACAGGTACaagttcatttatttatttatttcacagACTTCAATCTTACATATACAAGAAATAGCTTGAAGCCTCCCAGAATTGAAGTCtaaaaatcacaaacatttgACAAGTAGAAACAGTTGGAGGGCAAGCAAGAGATCTAAACATATGAATCGTTGAATACTCTTACAGCACAGTGAAAAAATTACCTTCTTAGACATACAGTCCTGGCCTTCGGCCTGCCGTGTTTCAGAATTTACACAaaattacagtttttttaataacagttgtgtttttttttgcttaccACCGAAAAATAACATTAGGTTACTTCTTTCCTGCAGGTGGCAGACCCTCTACGAAGAGCTGCAAGCCAAAGTGGAGCCGTTCCAGGACCAGCTGGACGCCTTCGAGGCGGAGAAGAACGCCCTCTTGAGCCAGACGACGGTAGCGCAGGGAGAGATGAAGCGGCTGGCTGACCAGTACGCCAACCTGCTGGGTCATCAGAACCAGAAACAGAAGATCCGCCACGTTCAGAAACTCCAGCAGGAGAATGTCAAACTGAAACAGGTACgataatatgtgtgtgtgtctgtctgtctgtctgtctgaatgtgtgtctgtatgtttgcgtgtctgtgtgtgtgtacgctaACCTGCTTGGCCATCAGAACCAGAAACAGAAGATCCGCCACGTGCAGAAACTTCAGAAAAATGTCAAACTGAAACAGGTGGGAGAGGatttgtgtgtgagagagtatgtcttgtctgtctgtgtgtgtgtgtgtgtgtgtgtgtctgtgtgtgtttatgcCAACCTGCTGGGTCATCAGAACCAGAAACAGAAGATCCGCCACGTCCAGAAACTTCAGGAAAATGTCAAACTGAAACAGGTAGGAGAGGATGtcaacgtgtgtgtgtgtgtgtgtttggaggGGGAATATACTTAAGTGTAATGAATTTATGTTTGAATCTCCAAGGTCATCATGCACCAATGCATTTGAGTTACAACAGGGGGATGGGAAACTGAAgcaaatggggtagggaatatCCCTAGCAaccttcgtaacccctgctttgcctattgtattgagtcagtgaagtcaagctttcTTAGGCTTGGTGTTTCTGACTAAGGAGAAGAGATCTTCATAAAACTAAAAACATGGAACTGAGGATGACATACATGGAAATGaattaaatgtatgtacaaactAGAGAACAGTCAAAGTTGTCTATCTCTTGTTGTCCTGTCCCATTATTACAAGTTGAACAAACATAGAGCATTTCACATCTCTCTCAGGAAGTGACCAAGTTGCGTGAGGAGTCGACCAAACACAAGCGGCAGACCCAGAAACTGCAGGACAAGCTGAACAGACAGCAGGGCGTGCGCAGGTTCGACCCTTCTAAAGCCTTCAAACACAAGGAGAATGCAGACCCTGCAGCAGGTAGGGATTTTGTTATTATAGCTTTTTATTTTTATGGCATATAAAAGAAGAAATATcaattcctgaacaattttagtatgatccatacttcctaaattcagagtggtgcaggtaaaatttgtctggtgcaggtaattttcaatgttacctgcaccagtgccggtatgcaaaaaaaaggatATCGAGCCCTGCCAATGGctaatttatttttttatttatttgcatcaGGCCCTTGGCCCATAaacaaacacagtacaaacaattcaaacaaaaatttacatgaaaaaaatgagatctACATAGTGTCGCCATAATTGCAAGGGAACACAGACATGATGACATAAAAGGTAAAGATGTATGTTCTATAGACCTATCTGATGtttctacatacaatgtagtataaCATTAC contains the following coding sequences:
- the LOC118419927 gene encoding hyaluronan-mediated motility receptor-like, with the translated sequence MRAIQEEERASADPEELSRLQAESDRWQTLYEELQAKVEPFQDQLDAFEAEKNALLSQTTVAQGEMKRLADQYANLLGHQNQKQKIRHVQKLQQENVKLKQEVTKLREESTKHKRQTQKLQDKLNRQQGVRRFDPSKAFKHKENADPAADNSMMSTM